The proteins below come from a single Diceros bicornis minor isolate mBicDic1 chromosome 3, mDicBic1.mat.cur, whole genome shotgun sequence genomic window:
- the LOC131422069 gene encoding LOW QUALITY PROTEIN: indolethylamine N-methyltransferase-like (The sequence of the model RefSeq protein was modified relative to this genomic sequence to represent the inferred CDS: inserted 1 base in 1 codon; substituted 1 base at 1 genomic stop codon), whose protein sequence is MEGSFTGGEEHQKNLLPRDYLATYYSFDRGPSLEAEMLRFNLECLHKSFGPGGLQGDTLIDIGXGPTIYQVLAACESFRDITLSDFTDRNWEELEMWLKKEPGAYDWTPVLRLACELEGNRXGSGWQEKEEKVRAVVKRVLKCDANLGNPLAPAVLPPADCVLTLLAMECACCSLDAYRAALCNLASLLKPGGHLVTTVTLRLTSYMVGKREFSCVALEKEEVEQAVLDAGFDIEQFLHSPTCYSATNAANAGVCFIVARKKPGP, encoded by the exons ATGGAGGGCAGCTTCACGGGGGGCGAGGAGCACCAGAAGAACCTCCTCCCCAGGGACTACCTGGCCACCTACTACAGCTTCGACAGGGGCCCCTCCCTCGAGGCTGAGATGCTCAGGTTTAATCTGGAGTGTCTCCACAAGAGCTTCGGACCGG gGGGCCTCCAAGGGGACACTCTGATCGACATCG ACGGGCCTACCATCTACCAAGTGCTTGCCGCCTGTGAGTCCTTCAGAGACATCACTCTCTCCGACTTCACTGACCGCAACTGGGAGGAGCTGGAAATGTGGCTGAAAAAGGAGCCAGGGGCCTACGACTGGACCCCGGTGCTGAGACTCGCCTGTGAGCTGGAAGGGAACAGGTAGGGCTCAGGG TggcaggagaaagaggagaaggtgCGGGCTGTGGTAAAACGGGTGCTCAAGTGCGATGCCAACCTGGGCAACCCGCTGGCTCCGGCGGTGCTGCCCCCCGCCGACTGTGTGCTCACCCTGCTGGCCATGGAGTGTGCCTGCTGTAGCCTGGACGCCTACCGCGCCGCGCTCTGCAACCTCGCCTCGCTGCTCAAGCCGGGCGGCCACCTGGTGACCACGGTCACGCTGCGGCTCACGTCCTACATGGTGGGGAAGCGTGAGTTCTCCTGCGTGGccctggagaaggaggaggtggagCAGGCTGTCCTGGACGCTGGCTTTGACATCGAGCAGTTCCTGCACAGTCCCACGTGCTACTCAGCCACCAATGCTGCCAACGCAGGGGTCTGCTTCATCGTGGCCCGTAAGAAACCTGGGCCCTGA
- the LOC131399893 gene encoding LOW QUALITY PROTEIN: indolethylamine N-methyltransferase-like (The sequence of the model RefSeq protein was modified relative to this genomic sequence to represent the inferred CDS: inserted 1 base in 1 codon) produces the protein MEGKLYAGEEDHEKERPQDYFKTYHAFDAGTAAENEILKFSLENLFHTFSSGGVGGDILMDTGTGPNTYQLLSACEAFQEVIPTDYTEQNLREPAPWLRKEXGACDCSPAVQCVCKLEGDTYQQVTIPLRQGLPIPHQTEHEPTDCFSHIFLHLLPDFLGLIGPHLSL, from the exons ATGGAGGGCAAGCTGTACGCGGGAGAAGAGGACCACGAGAAAGAGCGACCCCAGGACTACTTCAAGACCTACCACGCCTTCGATGCCGGCACCGCGGCAGAGAACGAAATCCTGAAATTTAGCCTGGAAAACCTCTTCCACACCTTCTCTTCAG GAGGAGTGGGAGGCGACATCTTGATGGACACTGGCACAGGCCCCAACACCTACCAGCTGCTCTCGGCCTGTGAGGCCTTCCAGGAGGTCATCCCCACAGACTACACGGAGCAGAACCTCCGGGAGCCCGCGCCGTGGCTGAGGAAGG TGGGGGCCTGTGACTGCTCCCCAGCCGTGCAATGCGTGTGCAAGCTGGAGGGAGACACGTACCAGCAGGTCACCATCCCTCTCAGACAAggtctccccatcccccaccagACAGAGCATGAGCCCACCGACTGCTTCAGCCACATCTTCCTACACCTTCTTCCTGACTTCTTGGGTCTCATCGGCCCACACCTCTCCCTTTGA